GGAATTTTAGCATGAGGTAGCATGGAATgttgggctcagatggtaaagaacctgtctgccagtggagtcgatgcaggttcgatcttcgggtcaggaagatcccctggagaagggaatggcaacccactccagtattcttgcctggagaatcccaaggacagaggagcctggcaggctacagtccatgggatcacaaagagtccaacacaacttggtgactaacaACAACAGCATGGGATGTTATATGCAGTTGGCATGTAGGTGCTTTTCCTCCCTGTTGACTGGTGCTCTGTTCCACGGTGTGCTGCCCCAGTCGCTGCTCCACGTGGCAGGGCCAGCCTCTGGGGGATGGGGGTATACATAGAAGATCCTGTGCTAGAGACAGGCCACCTCTGTCCACCTGCAACCCCAACCTTTAGAGTTTCCCTCAGTGGAGGCGGCCGGAGGAATCACggtcatttattcactcaactaACACTGACTGAGCTCCTGTGTATGCCAGGCTCTCATTCGTGGCCCTGAGGGGACAGCTGGGAGCAAGACAGGGGGCTGCCCTTGAGGACGTTATTATGTTCTAGTGGAGAGACAGATGGTAAACAAGTCAACAAACCAGCAAAGCAAGACGGTTTTAGCATAAGtgtaatgaagaaaatgaaacagggTGCTGCCCTAGGGGGAggaagccactttttttttttttttgcagcgcTGCACAACACACTGGGTCGGGGATCGaacccttatttatttattttaacatcgaaagcattttgtattgggatatagccgattaacaatgttgtgatagtttcaggtgaacagtgaagggactcagccatacatagacatatatccattcttccccaaactgcaGGAGGAAGTCACTTTCAATGGATAGTCAGGAAAAGCTTCACTGAGAAGGTGGCCTTTGAGAACCAAGGCCTGAATGAGTCAGGCATGAAGGCAGTGGAAGAGCTTGGGAAAGGGCAACAGCAGGTACAAGGGTCCTGAGGCAGAAACCAGCCTGACTTGTTCAGGACACAGAGGAAGGTGAAATGTGTGAAACAGAGTGAGTGGGAGACAAGTGGGAGGTGAGGGGCCGTGGCAGAGGCAGGCAGGACTGGCTTTTGCAGCATCTCGTAGGCAAGATCCAGGAGCTGGGAAGGTGTGCTGGGTATGATGGGAGGCAGTAGGGGGTGCTAAGCAGGTTAGGAATGTGCCCCAACTGACCCTTTACAAAGCTCCTTCAGCTGCTCTGGGTAGAATGGACTAGAAGCAAGGAGCCGAGTGGGAAGCCCTTGCAGGCATCCCTGAAGGTGATGAGGTTGGAGGTGGGGTCCAGCATGCTCTTTTGTACGGATCCTATAGGTCAAGGGTGACTCCTGGGACTCTGGCTTCAGCGACTGGGTGGTGGCGAGGTGGTTTCCTGAGCTGGGGAAGGCAGGGGAGGAACAGGGTGTTTTGGAGGGCGGGGCTGAGGAACCAGGAGTTTCACTTTGGACATGGTAGGGTTTAGAGAGTCTGTTAATCACCCAAAAGTAAAGACATCAAATAGGCCGATGGATATTAGAGGCTGAAGCTCGGTGGAAAGTCTGGGCAGGAGCTGAAAGTTGTCAGTTTCCAGGAAGAGGATGGACCCGTGGGGCTCCTGCCCTCGAGAGCCCATGGGGTGACATGAGGCGGGTGATGGGAGGGTGCAGTGCCAGCAAATGCTTGTGTTGGGGGAGTATGTTCTGGTTTTCGAGATGCTTTGATAATAATATTACTCAGGCCTCAAAACAACCCAGTGAAGAGTTAGACATTattactctcattttatagatgaaagagCGATccaggtggtcctagtggtaaagaacccacctgccaatgcaggagacgtaagagacacaggttcgatccctgagtcaggaagattccctggagaaggaaatggcaacccactccaatattcttgcctggagaatcccatggacagaggagcctggtgggctacagtccatgcggtctcaaaagagtcagatacaactgaagcgacttagcatgtatgtacacatatgtgaAAAACTGAGGCCCCAAGAGAAATGACTCAGTAAAAATGACTGCTGTTTAAGGAGAACCCCTTGAGTGAATCAGGGATCAGGCTAAATGTTCTACATGCcttgtctcatttaattctttaacAGCCCCATATAAGAATTATTGAGGTGTCATTTGAATAAATTGAGGCTTAAAGAGGGTAAAGAACTGCCCGTGGTCTCAGGTGTGTAAAGGACAGTCAGGTGTCtggctggctccagagcccaggtaTTCCAGGACACCTTGCATTGTTACCCCAGTCAGTACAGCCCAGAGAGAGAGCTGGTGTACCCCCAAGTCACTCAGGAATtcgctggtggtgcagtggttaagggGTCTCCCTGCTTGCTTCGAggtaaaagaatcttcctgccaatgtaggagatacagattcgatccctgggtcgggaagatcccctggagaaggaaatggcaacccactccagtattcttgccaggaaagtcccatggacagagaagccttggggtctcagagttggacatgactgagctgctgtGCATGGACACacgccagtggttaggactacgtgctctcactgccaagggcccgagtttgaaccctggttggagaactaagatcccacaagctgtgaaaTGTGCCCCCACCCTAAAAAAGGAGGAAGCAGGCACAACATCCAAGACTCGAATCGCCACGGTTCTCAGATGAAAGGGACCCTTGCACCCCCCAGGTGACCTTCCCACCCACTGTGGGAACTCCCTCCATATTGTTCTGAGCAGGTGGGGGTGCAGTGTCACCCAGGGGGCCCCCAGGACGGATGCTTCCTGCCCCCCAAGTGGCCCCTTCCACTAGGCTTTCACACAGTCACTGCAGTGTACTCTACACGGCTCCCGGCCCCCATCCCTTCCTgtcctccacacctggccctcacttcAGGCTCTTCATGTCCTGGCAGCACAGTGTCCAGAACAGGTTGTAATTTGCCCTATCAGGGAGGACAAGCCAGTGTAGACGTGCGTGCTGACACCTTCCCCTTGGGGTGGCTGTCGGTGTGTGTGGAGGCCAGTCTTGGGGGGCAGGGAAGTTGGCCTGTGCGGTGGAGTGAAGCGCTGCACCTGCTGGGCTCGGCCTGGTGCctctagttccttctcaaggctgCCTCCTCCCCACCAGGTGGAACCAGCCCAGTGGGTGATTACATTGCAGTTCACCCATAGGTCATATAACCACCCTGTCTCAGTCTTTCTGCCCCCAGTCTGCGGCCAAAATCCTACCTGTGGCAAAACCCAGCCAGTTGGCACCCAGACACCTTCAGTCCTAAGATTTATCCTATGCATTCTCTGAAAATTCGTCTATCACCTATACCGCCCTGCTCTGGGGCAGGGGAGTGATCAGATGACAGCGATGAGCAAGAATGTGGCCCTTTCTTTCTCAGCTTTGATAGGCTGTGCTAGCCCTCTGTTCTGGTTTTTCTCGAAGGTTAGGGACAGAGCAGATGATCCACTAATATCCCAGCGAGGGTCTAGCAGGCATGCCTCCGCTTACTCTAACTTTTCCATGGCCTGTGTCGGTTCTAACACGCCCCTAAGTGGCTTCACAGGGCGAGCCGGTTCAGATGGCGCTAGGTTGTAGAGAAATGGCGCCCCCTACTGGCTAACCCTTGGTCTTGCGGCAGCTCACTGCTCTTCCCAGAATCTCTCTCGTTCTTTTTTCCCACATATGGATGAatggatgtatgtatgtattcatttggctgtgccaggtcttaattgcagcaggCAGGATATTTAGTTGCCTCATGTGaactccctggtcaggaaacgaagatcccaAAAACTGtgtggcagttaaaaaaaaaaatttgatggaAAGTTGtggaggctttatttttttgtttgttttggctgccaTGCAGCTTGCAAGTTCTTtgctcctgaccagggatcgaacccaggccccagcagtgaaagcgcagaaTGCTGGCCAccagattgccagggaattccctctattAATATTTAAGAACAAGAAACTGGGTTCCACAGACCATCGCAACAGGGGTCTGTGGATAGAATTCAGGGGTGAGAGTCCATGAACTTGGATGGGAAAAAATTTTGTCTCACTTTTCACTATCCTCTTACTGAAAACGTAACATTTCCTTCTGGCATGCATAAAGGCAGCGGAGCACAGTATTGGGAGGGCTTAGACTTTGCCACCTATGGAATGAACAGATATTTCCATATTCTATTACAGTTTTGcagatcttttaaaatacaattttcaatCATTGTTTTGAAATTACAGTAGTCATTCAGCTTGTTGCTTGCTCCTATTTAGTGGGTTAACAAAGAAGCCCATTGATTACTGTTTATCacagtgaaaaatatatttgatgatTGTATTTTAATATAAGTGATTTGCTTTGAAGTTCTGTATATTTTACGttgcacttttttttaaattctgggaaGGAGGGTAGATTTTGGCAGATATTGAAGCATTCAAAGCACAAAAATGTGTAGAAAAAATTTTGGTAGAGGACTTcgctggcagtctagtggttaggactttgtgcttccactgcaggggtcatgggttcgatccctcgtcgGGGAATTAAGAACCTGCAAGCTGTGACACTCGGCCAAAAAAAGATACGAAAAAAATTTTGGTAGGACTTATGGATAGACTGGATGGATAAGAGAGGGAGAAATCAGGGCTGATCCCCTAGTTTGTGGTCTGAGTAACGGTGGGTGGGGGACTGGTTTAGGTTCTCATGCAAGTCCTCACTGTGAGACCCACGCAAATTGCGATGCATTTCCCCATCTTTTCCCTCTCCCGGCTGATTCAGAAAGAAATCTGCAGACCTCTTTTTCAGCCTTCTGGAGATAAAGGGGGATTTCTCCTGAGAGTCACACTCCCAGAGAGATAGgagttagtaaatattttaattcttatttattcTAATAAATAAGCTGAGAGTTATACCAAATCAGAACAATACTACTACTAAGATTATTTCTGGCCTTACTTTTTGGATTCAATTCAGTGGGCACTAAACGGGGGCTTTCCAGGCTCTACTAAGGGTGAggtgtttagtccctcagtcgtgtccaactctttgcaagcccatggactgtagcccgccaggttcctctgtcccagggatttcccaggcaaaatactggagtaggttgccatttccttctccagcagatcttcccgaaccagggatcgaatccaggtctcctacattccaggcagattctttacggctgagccaccGGGCCCTTTAAGGAAAAGAGGAcagggagttctctggtgtcccagtggctaggattccaggctttcacttcCTTGagcctgggttcattccctggttggggagctgagatcccataagccacacagtgtggccaaaacaataataaatataaaatgaaaactactGAAAAGTACACAGATCATAAGTATACAGCTCAATGAGACTCACAAACCGAGCACACCCATTTAACAGGCACTCAGATCAAGAAACTGAATATGGCCAGGCCTCTAGAAGCCCCTAAAGATCCCTTTTggtctgtgaaagtgttagtggctcagttgtgttcaactctttgcgatcccatggactgtagcctgtcaggctcctctgtccatcagattctacaggcaagaatactggagttgggtgccattcccttctctagggggtcttcctgacccagggatcgaacctgggtctcctgcactgcaggcaggtgctATATGCTCTGAGCCACACATGCAAATGGAACTTAAAAATCCAGGCATAGCCAAGGTTGGTTCCTCCTCAGGGCTGGAGAAAAGGATTTGTTCCAGGCCTCtctgcttggcttgcagatgaCCACCTTCTCCCTGCATCTCTTCATGTCATCTTTCCTCTATCCATGTTTGTCTCTGTCTGCAAATCTCCCCAGATTATATGGGTACTAGTCATATTGGATCAgtgcccaccctaatgacctcacaTTAACATGatcatctgcaaagactctatttccaaataacatCACCCTCTGGGGTTCTGGGGAGGTTAGGATTCCAACatatcttttttttggggggggtaagAGGGGAACGACACAATTCAACTCATAACAATGCCAAAGAGTTTTCCTAAGTGATTGTACCAATTTAATCAGCTacttgttcggttgctaagttgtgtccagctctttgcaactccatggactgcatgccaggcttccctgtccttctctgtctcctggagcttgctcaaactcacgtctactgagttggtgatgccatccaaccagttcaaccatctcatcctctgttgagcccccttctcatgccttcaagctttcccagcgtcttttctaatgagtcaagtctctgcatcaggtggccaaagcttcagcttcagcaccagtccttgcaatgaatattcagggttgatttcctttagaattgactggtttgatctccttggagtccaagggactctcaagagtctggtCACTGGGGGCTGGAGTATTTTAAAGCTAGTTCCAGACATGATATCATATGCCTTGGGAgtgttttaaaaggaaggaagactgtctgatttacatttttaagtgatTCTATCTGTTCTGTGGGAATATAAGACAAGGCAAATATCCcaccaagaaagaaaaggtaaataGAGAGTGAGCTCTTCTGTGATGACACATGTAGGATGCTCAGGCCTCCCTGGTGCCCTCAGCTCAGGGGTGTGTCCAGCGACCCGTGCTCCATCCCTTGATGACTAGTGCCAGCCTGCCTTGTGGAGCACCACTTGGGGTTTGGGGGATGCCGAGAGAGGAAGCGGGCCAGGACTCAGGCTGTCTTTCTGTCCGCCCTCCTCCCTGCCAGGACATCCAGcagctcctccagctccagcagctgGTGCTTGTGCCAGGCCACCACCTCCAGCCACCTGCTCAGTTCCTGCTGCCGCAGGCCCAGCAGAGTCAGCCAGGTAAGACCCTCTACCCTGGACGGCCTCCCCCAATGCCTCCACACGACTCCCGCTGTCCCCCCTCACCCCGTGTGGTCCCTCTTGTCTCCCCAGGCCTGCTACCAACGCCAAATCTATTCCAGCTACCTCAGCAAACCCAGGGAGCTCTTCTGACCTCCCAGCCCCGGGCAGGGCTGCCCACACAGGTAACCGGTCTACTGAGTACTTCAGGGTGTGGGTGAAAGGTGTGAAGTTGGAGGAGTGAGGGTCTGCTTCCCATTTGGCACACCTGCAGCCACAGGGGCCAAGATGGGGGTCGGGAGCCCCAGGGCCCAGCGCTGTTCTGCCACTGATTTGCTGTGGGACCCTAGGCAAGCTGCTCTCTCTGTCTGAGTTGGTTTGCTCCTCCACAGAATGAGGGAAGTCAGCCAGACCAGTGGCTCTTGACCCCTGCAGGCACATGGGTTCCTTGGAGAATCTGATGGAAGATTTGAGTCTGACCTCTCACTGCCCCAAAAAGGCACAAGTGCACAAAACAAAATTTCAGGGGGTTCACAAGCCTTTAGATCACAAATGCTTCAGATCTCCTCCAGCACTCCAAGTAGGGTGGGGGGGCAGTTCCCTGAGGAAGGCGTCTGTTGGTTCATGTCCCCTTTCCAGACCAGAGACTGCAAACGGTGGCCCACACTCACTGAAAAATTGAGTTAGTTGTCAACAAAATTCCCAGATTCCCAGCTTCTTTTGACAAGGCAGAAGCTATGGGAAGGCTGCATCTGCATTCAGAGGGTACGAGCACAGGCCCCTTCCCGCATGGTGTGAGCTCTCCAGGCCGTCTCGTCCCCATGGCCTTTCTTTTAGTTTGCTGCCTGCATTCTAAACTTTGATCAtgcgtgcgtgcttagttgcttccgccgtctgactctgtgtgacgctatgaactatagcctgccaggctcctccgtccatgggttctccaggcaagaatactggagtggattgccatgccctcttccaggggatcttccccacccaggaatagaactccctgcgtctcctgtgtcttttgcatcacaggcagattctttgacactgagccacccgggaagcccccagCTTTGATAATACTCTTTCGTAATTACAATTTCAAAGTTCCCTCCTACCTATTTTTCATAACAGccctttcaaaaaatatataaactatttCAGAAAACCTGAAAAGTTTAGATGCTAATACAGGGCTTGGCTACAACACTAGAATCCAAAATGCTCAGAAAATCAAGCTGATCTTGTAATGTGGGCACCGGAAGTCATTTGGCTGCAAAACCTGTCTTAACCTGAATTGAGGCAGTGTGTCACTTCTTTATCCCTCTTGTGTGATGTTCACCCCTTAACTGACAGCTGTTGATATGTCTGAATATAGGGTAATGCCTCGACCCTAATCGGAGGAGAGTTTACATTATCTGTGATATATGCCCCATGCAGGCTTTCTAAAACCTGAAAAATTTCTGAATTCTAAAACACATCTGGCCCCGAGGTTTTTGGATAATGGATCAAGGACTTGTGTGTCCAGCATCCCTGTACCTATCACCTGTTTAGATGTTTCATTTTTAGGGAAATGAAGCATTCCAGAGAGAACTGCTGCCTCCTTGTAAATCTCCCTAGTGTccctccctatttttttttttaaattttactttatttgcaGCCTAGTCATTTTAAACCTGATTCTCCCAACAACCCCGTGGGGTAGGTAGGGTAGCCATGATTGTTTCCATTCCGCggagggagaaactgaggcccaggaagatTAAGAAATTTCCCTGAGTCCCTAGCAACTGGATAGCAGAGCCAGTCCTTGGATTTCCTGCCTGAAAGGAGGCTAAAACCGTGAACCCCTGTGGAAAGAGCCTTTGGTGGAAGGAGATGGCAGCTCCTTATGGGAGtctgcaggccaggagggaatgtgCAGAGAATTTCGGGCAGTGAGAGCGCCCTTGTGGGGCAGCAGAGGTCAGCTTGATTGGCCATGAGTGGGGAGGAGCCACCTGGGGCGGGTGGAGGGGAGTCTGCAGGGAGAGTCTGgatggcagggagggagggaggggacagaagCCAAGGCTGAGCCCCATCCTGGTCCTCGGCCCTACATCCCACCCACCTGCCCGCCCCACCAGGCCGTGACCCGCCCCACGCTGCCCGACCCGCACCTCTCACACCCGCAGCCCCCCAAATGCTTGGAGCCACCATCCCATCCCGAGGAGCCCAGTGATCTGGAGGAGCTGGAGCAGTTCGCTCGCACCTTCAAGCAACGCCGCATTAAGCTGGGTTTCACACAGGTCTGAGGCTGCCCGCCAGGACAGGCGGCGGGACCCTCTGGTGGCGGGAGGGGTGGGGCCTCGTTATCTGGTGGGCGGAGTAGAGGGCGTGGCTAGATGGTGGcagagtgaggggcagggagcGTAGGAGTCTAGTGGGCGGGGTGAAGGGGGCAGAATCATCTAatgggtggggttggggtggggttaGATGGTGGGCGGGGCTGAGCCTTGTGCCCAGCCCTGACCGCCGTCCCTTCCCCGCCCCACCGGCCTAGGGTGATGTGGGCCTGGCCATGGGCAAGCTCTATGGCAACGACTTCAGCCAGACGACCATTTCCCGCTTCGAGGCCCTCAACCTGAGCTTCAAGAACATGTGCAAACTCAAGCCCCTCCTGGAGAAGTGGCTCAATGACGCAGGTGGGACTTGGGCTGGGGTTCCTCTACGGTCGGCGGGCCAGGGGAGGCTCCATCTCACGCCCCCATCTTCTCCCGGACACAGAGACTATGTCTGTGGACTCAAGCCTGCCCAGCCCCAACCAGCTGAGCAGCCCCAGCCTGGGTTTCGACGGGCTCCCCGGACGGAGACGCAAGAAGAGGACCAGCATCGAGACAAACGTCCGCTTCGCCTTAGAGAAGAGTTTTCTAGCGGTGAGGTCCCACCCCCCGGCGGCCCCGAGGGCTGGCTGGAGGGTGCGTCCGGGGCTGACGAGCCCTCTGTCCGCAGAACCAGAAGCCTACCTCAGAGGAGATCCTGCTGATCGCAGAGCAGCTGCACATGGAGAAGGAAGTAATCCGCGTCTGGTTCTGCAACCGGCGCCAGAAGGAGAAACGCATCAACCCCTGCAGCGCGGCCCCCATGCTGCCCAGCCCGGGCAAGCCGGCCAGCTACAGCCCCCACCTGGTACCAAGAGCCCCGCGTGGGGAGGAGGGGGTCTCCAAGCTCTGGCACACCCTCACCCCTTGGCTGGCACCTCGTGTGAAGCACAACCTGCCTGGTTGTCCACAGTGTTCCCAGAAtgggtggaggcagggagagcCACCCTTGGGGACAGGCTGTCACACAGCACACACTGCTCTGCTGGAGATCCAGGCACCACCGGCACACACTGGCATGGCCACACACACAACTGTCCCAAGGTGCAGCCACACGGGGACGACCCAAGGTAGAGATCCCCCCTCACGCAGATTGACCACCACTCAGACCCTGGCAGGGGTGTCAGTACAGCCCTGCTTGTGCACAGGACATCCCTTTCTCCCACCTAGAGTGGAAGGTGTGACACTACAGAGAGGGGCAAGGGGCCCAGAGGATGTGAAGGAAGGAGGGACCCTCTGAGCTGAGTCATGAGGACAAGAGAGAGTGAGCCAGCCACGTGATGGACAGGCAGAGGGATCTGTGTGCACAAAGGCCTAGAAGCCAGAGTGTGCTGAGCCCAGTTCAACAAACTCCAGTGCAGTTTAGTGTGGTTGGAGCTGGAATGTTTATGAAtgagtgtgggggaggggtggaggataGGCAAGGGCCAGATACCAAGTCCAGTGCTGAAGGAGCGTTATCCTGAACCACAGGCAGTGAGGCACCCAGGATGAGTTTGGAGCCTGAGAGGGACTGGCTCACATTTACAGTGAGGCTTCTGGAATTAGGATgagactggaggcagggaggctaaGAAGGAGACTGGTGAATGGTCCCCCCAAAATCAAGCAATATAACGTCTCAACACAGTGATGCAGAGATACACCTTATGCTCCTAACCACCCGCACCCCACCATGAGCATGTGCAGAGACACGCATACTTCAGACCTGCAGTGGGACAGCATCGGAAGAGAGGCAGGGAATGACTGTCGGTGGCCTAGGATCACCTAGGGCAAATGTGGCGAAAGCTGATGGAAAGCCCCTGGCATGAGAGAGAAACAGCCTTGCAACCACAGCCCCTTTCCCCACCCTGGAGGCACAGGTGCAAGACCCACAGGGAGCACGGGGGAGCTGCCGGAAGACAgtgccttctctcctctctccccaggtCACACCGCAAGGGGGCGCCGGGACCCTCCCATTGTCCCAAGCTTCCAGCAGTCTGAGCACAACAGGTCAGAGGGGGCGGTGGGCAGTGACAGGGTGCTGGGAGAACGCAGGGCAGGCTCGAGCCTGAGGTCCTCAAGGGCACAGTGTCTCAGGGCATCTCTGGGCCTCAAGACGGAGCCtggaggtgggggatggggaagAGGACAGACTCACCGCTAACTGCCAGAGTGGCTCAGGCTTCATCTGCTCCATAGTTTCATAGGAGAGAAGCAGGAGGCTGATAAAGGTGATGTGCCTGGGTTCTGATTCTGGCATTTAGAAACTGTGAACTCCAGGAGCAACCctacctctctgagtctcagttgtAAAACGATTGTGAATGTATCATATATACAGAAGCTACATCCACGAATATAGACATACAGAAGTGTATATGCACATACGCATATGCATGCTTTTGTACCCAAAGCCTTCCTTTGTTCCTTCCTGGGCCGCGtgcgtactaagttgcttcagtcgtgtccaactctgtgtgacctcatggactgtagcccgccaggttcctctgtccatgggatttcccaggcaagaatactggagtgggttgccctgccctcctccaagggatcttcccgacccagagaacGAACcggcgtctcttaggtctcctgcattggcaggtgggttcttcacctctagcgccacctgggaagcccccttcctgGGGGTAGGGCATGTttaacaccatatataaaaataatataaaaacaaacgCCAAATTGTTCCCCCTCAGGTTAAGAAATAGTAAGTGGAAGTTTATAAAGTAGTAACAGTTTAAACTAGGTCTAAACTCTTTATAGTGAGTGTTGACTTCACACCCATTTTATAAGATAGATTatgttattttccccattttccagatgagggaactgaaggCCAGAGAGGTGAAGGTACTCACCCAAGGGCACAGCTGCAATGTTGCAAAGCTGGCGATTGTTGTCCCAGGTGTCTGACCTGAGTCTGCGCTCTGCGCTCTCAGCCTCAGCTGCACCCCCCTTCCTGGCCCCTAGAGGGAGCCATAGGGGTCTGTCCTCTGGGCACCCCTGGTTCTTTGTACAAGGGGGCCCAGAGGTGAGATTCAGGGCTGGATAAGCAGGGTGTGAAAGCACTCTGGGCTCAGGGCAGAGGCCCAGTGGGTGGCTGCCGCTTGTGCTGGGATTACTGTCACTGTGGCAGAGGCTGTGGGACAAAAGGGCAAGAGGCCTAAAT
Above is a genomic segment from Ovis canadensis isolate MfBH-ARS-UI-01 breed Bighorn chromosome 14, ARS-UI_OviCan_v2, whole genome shotgun sequence containing:
- the POU2F2 gene encoding POU domain, class 2, transcription factor 2 isoform X6 encodes the protein MTQLFPQPCGAGSMVHSSMGAPEIRMSKPLEAEKQGLDSPSEHTDTERNGPDTNHQNPQNKTSPFSVSPTGPSTKIKAEDPSGDSAPAAPPPPQPAQPHLPQAQLMLTGSQLAGLTALMPAQQQLLLQQAQAQLLAAAVQQSSAAAAAAAASTSSSSSSSSSSASSSTSQPPASSSSGGGDLPPPQSASQPPGTPQLTLSQPIQLTAQDIQQLLQLQQLVLVPGHHLQPPAQFLLPQAQQSQPGLLPTPNLFQLPQQTQGALLTSQPRAGLPTQAVTRPTLPDPHLSHPQPPKCLEPPSHPEEPSDLEELEQFARTFKQRRIKLGFTQGDVGLAMGKLYGNDFSQTTISRFEALNLSFKNMCKLKPLLEKWLNDAETMSVDSSLPSPNQLSSPSLGFDGLPGRRRKKRTSIETNVRFALEKSFLANQKPTSEEILLIAEQLHMEKEVIRVWFCNRRQKEKRINPCSAAPMLPSPGKPASYSPHLVTPQGGAGTLPLSQASSSLSTTVTTLSSAVGTLHPSRTAGGGGAGGGAVPPLNSIPSVTPPPPATTNSTNPSPQGSHSAIGLSGLSPSTGPGLWWNPAPYQP
- the POU2F2 gene encoding POU domain, class 2, transcription factor 2 isoform X18, giving the protein MTQLFPQPCGAGSMVHSSMGAPEIRMSKPLEAEKQGLDSPSEHTDTERNGPDTNHQNPQNKTSPFSVSPTGPSTKIKAEDPSGDSAPAAPPPPQPAQPHLPQAQLMLTGSQLAGDIQQLLQLQQLVLVPGHHLQPPAQFLLPQAQQSQPGLLPTPNLFQLPQQTQGALLTSQPRAGLPTQPPKCLEPPSHPEEPSDLEELEQFARTFKQRRIKLGFTQGDVGLAMGKLYGNDFSQTTISRFEALNLSFKNMCKLKPLLEKWLNDAETMSVDSSLPSPNQLSSPSLGFDGLPGRRRKKRTSIETNVRFALEKSFLANQKPTSEEILLIAEQLHMEKEVIRVWFCNRRQKEKRINPCSAAPMLPSPGKPASYSPHLVTPQGGAGTLPLSQASSSLSTTAQIPALKAATQPSACRA
- the POU2F2 gene encoding POU domain, class 2, transcription factor 2 isoform X11, coding for MTQLFPQPCGAGSMVHSSMGAPEIRMSKPLEAEKQGLDSPSEHTDTERNGPDTNHQNPQNKTSPFSVSPTGPSTKVGILSGLHLTFWGPGPCLSPPQIKAEDPSGDSAPAAPPPPQPAQPHLPQAQLMLTGSQLAGLTALMPAQQQLLLQQAQAQLLAAAVQQSSAAAAAAAASTSSSSSSSSSSASSSTSQPPASSSSGGGDLPPPQSASQPPGTPQLTLSQPIQLTAQDIQQLLQLQQLVLVPGHHLQPPAQFLLPQAQQSQPGLLPTPNLFQLPQQTQGALLTSQPRAGLPTQPPKCLEPPSHPEEPSDLEELEQFARTFKQRRIKLGFTQGDVGLAMGKLYGNDFSQTTISRFEALNLSFKNMCKLKPLLEKWLNDAETMSVDSSLPSPNQLSSPSLGFDGLPGRRRKKRTSIETNVRFALEKSFLANQKPTSEEILLIAEQLHMEKEVIRVWFCNRRQKEKRINPCSAAPMLPSPGKPASYSPHLVTPQGGAGTLPLSQASSSLSTTAQIPALKAATQPSACRA
- the POU2F2 gene encoding POU domain, class 2, transcription factor 2 isoform X15, producing the protein MTQLFPQPCGAGSMVHSSMGAPEIRMSKPLEAEKQGLDSPSEHTDTERNGPDTNHQNPQNKTSPFSVSPTGPSTKVGILSGLHLTFWGPGPCLSPPQIKAEDPSGDSAPAAPPPPQPAQPHLPQAQLMLTGSQLAGDIQQLLQLQQLVLVPGHHLQPPAQFLLPQAQQSQPGLLPTPNLFQLPQQTQGALLTSQPRAGLPTQPPKCLEPPSHPEEPSDLEELEQFARTFKQRRIKLGFTQGDVGLAMGKLYGNDFSQTTISRFEALNLSFKNMCKLKPLLEKWLNDAETMSVDSSLPSPNQLSSPSLGFDGLPGRRRKKRTSIETNVRFALEKSFLANQKPTSEEILLIAEQLHMEKEVIRVWFCNRRQKEKRINPCSAAPMLPSPGKPASYSPHLVTPQGGAGTLPLSQASSSLSTTVTTLSSAVGTLHPSRTAGGGGAGGGAVPPLNSIPSVTPPPPATTNSTNPSPQGSHSAIGLSGLSPSTGPGLWWNPAPYQP
- the POU2F2 gene encoding POU domain, class 2, transcription factor 2 isoform X13 is translated as MTQLFPQPCGAGSMVHSSMGAPEIRMSKPLEAEKQGLDSPSEHTDTERNGPDTNHQNPQNKTSPFSVSPTGPSTKIKAEDPSGDSAPAAPPPPQPAQPHLPQAQLMLTGSQLAGDIQQLLQLQQLVLVPGHHLQPPAQFLLPQAQQSQPGLLPTPNLFQLPQQTQGALLTSQPRAGLPTQPPKCLEPPSHPEEPSDLEELEQFARTFKQRRIKLGFTQGDVGLAMGKLYGNDFSQTTISRFEALNLSFKNMCKLKPLLEKWLNDAETMSVDSSLPSPNQLSSPSLGFDGLPGRRRKKRTSIETNVRFALEKSFLANQKPTSEEILLIAEQLHMEKEVIRVWFCNRRQKEKRINPCSAAPMLPSPGKPASYSPHLVTPQGGAGTLPLSQASSSLSTTARQVPLSMGFPRQEYWSGLPCPPPRDLPDPENEPASLRSPALAVTTLSSAVGTLHPSRTAGGGGAGGGAVPPLNSIPSVTPPPPATTNSTNPSPQGSHSAIGLSGLSPSTGPGLWWNPAPYQP